Genomic DNA from Pelosinus sp. UFO1:
TGGTACATCGACTTTTACACCGACTTTTAGCGTACCGCGATCTTTAATGGCTTTAATATCAGGAGATACACCTGTACTTGCAGTAGAAGGTTTTGCTTCGTTGCTGCCGCAGCCAGCTAGTACTAGAGTCATAAGCATCATCAAACTTACCAAAAAGATAGTAAACTTTTTCATTATAAATACCCTCCATTTTTATCTTAAATATAACTATCGAATAATACGGCTTAAAAATAATTTTGTACGGTCATGTTCTGGGTTGGTGAAAAAATGCTCTGGAGATCCTTTTTCTAGGATTTGGCCACCGTCCATAAAAATAACTTGATCTGCTACTTGTTTAGCAAAACCCATCTCATGAGTTACGACTACCATCGTGATACCTTCCTTGGCAAGATCAATCATAACATCTAATACCTCTTGAATCATTTCGGGATCAAGCGCCGAGGTTGGTTCATCAAAAAGCATAATATTAGGCTTCATGTTTAGAGCTCTAGCAATGGCTACCCGTTGTTGCTGACCACCAGAAAGTTGAGCAGGATAAACATCTGCTTTTTCTTTAAGCCCTACTCTGTCTAAAAAGGCTAAACCTGATTCGCTAGCCTCGTCACGGGAGACTTTTTTTATTAAGGTTGGCGCCAATGTTAAGTTTTCCAGGACAGTCTTATGAGGATATAGGTTGAATTGCTGAAAGACCATGGCAACTGATTCTCTAACCTTCGTTACAGGCGCTTTAGGAGCCGTAATATCAACGCCATCAATCAATATTTGACCTGCACTTGGTGTTTCTAGTAGATTCATGCACCGAATTAAGGTGCTTTTTCCTGAACCGCTGGGGCCAATGACGACGACCTTTTCGCCGCTACCTACAGTAAGGTTAAT
This window encodes:
- a CDS encoding amino acid ABC transporter ATP-binding protein; this encodes MIKVQGLNKHFGSLHVLKDINLTVGSGEKVVVIGPSGSGKSTLIRCMNLLETPSAGQILIDGVDITAPKAPVTKVRESVAMVFQQFNLYPHKTVLENLTLAPTLIKKVSRDEASESGLAFLDRVGLKEKADVYPAQLSGGQQQRVAIARALNMKPNIMLFDEPTSALDPEMIQEVLDVMIDLAKEGITMVVVTHEMGFAKQVADQVIFMDGGQILEKGSPEHFFTNPEHDRTKLFLSRIIR